TGTCTGCTGGGACCGGTACGCGCGTAGTGAGTCCGAGCCCTCGGAAGGACCCCCTCTTGGCCGCCTCGCGCAACGCCTCGACCAATACGAACAACGGTGCCAGCACCGCCCCGCTGCGCATCTCCTTTGCAAAGATCAAGGAGCCCCTCGAGGTTCCGAACCTCCTGGCGCTGCAGACCGAAAGCTTTGACTGGCTGCTCGGCAATGCCGCCTGGAAGTCTCGCGTCGAGTCGGCGCTTGAGAGTGGACAGGACGTCCCCACCAAGTCCGGTCTGGAAGAGATCTTCGAGGAGATCTCGCCGATCGAGGACTTCTCCGGGTCGATGTCGCTGACCTTCCGCGACCACCGTTTCGAGCCGGCGAAGAACTCCGTCGACGAGTGCAAGGAGCGCGACTTCACGTACGCGGCTCCGCTGTTCGTCACGGCCGAGTTCACGAACAACGAGACCGGAGAGATCAAGTCTCAGACGGTCTTCATGGGCGACTTCCCGCTCATGACCAACAAGGGCACCTTCGTCATCAACGGCACCGAGCGTGTCGTCGTGTCGCAGCTTGTCCGCTCCCCCGGTGTCTACTTCGACTCCTCCATCGACAAGACGTCCGACAAGGACATCTTCTCCGCCAAGATCATCCCGTCCCGGGGTGCCTGGCTGGAGATGGAGATCGACAAGCGTGACATGGTCGGCGTCCGCATCGACCGCAAGCGCAAGCAGTCCGTCACCGTCCTCCTGAAGGCCCTCGGCTGGACCACCGAGCAGATCCTTGAGGAGTTCGGCGAGTACGAGTCCATGCGCGCCACCCTGGAGAAGGACCACACCCAGGGTCAGGACGACGCGCTGCTCGACATCTACCGCAAGCTGCGCCCGGGCGAGCCGCCGACCCGTGAGGCCGCTCAGACGCTGCTGGAGAACCTCTACTTCAACCCCAAGCGCTACGACCTCGCCAAGGTCGGCCGCTACAAGGTGAACAAGAAGCTCGGCGCCGACGAGCCGCTCGACGCCGGTGTGCTCACCACCGACGACGTCATCGCCACGATCAAGTACCTGGTCAAGCTGCACGCCGGCGAGACCGAGACGATCGGCGAGTCCGGCCGTTCGATCGTGGTCGAGACCGACGACATCGACCACTTCGGCAACCGTCGTCTGCGCAACGTCGGCGAGCTCATCCAGAACCAGGTCCGCACGGGTCTGGCTCGTATGGAGCGCGTCGTGCGCGAGCGCATGACCACCCAGGACGTCGAGGCGATCACGCCGCAGACCCTGATCAACATCCGGCCGGTCGTCGCCTCCATCAAGGAGTTCTTCGGCACCAGCCAGCTGTCGCAGTTCATGGACCAGAACAACCCGCTCTCGGGCCTGACCCACAAGCGCCGCCTGTCGGCGCTGGGCCCCGGCGGTCTGTCCCGTGAGCGGGCCGGCTTCGAGGTCCGTGACGTCCACCCGTCGCACTACGGCCGCATGTGCCCGATCGAGACCCCCGAAGGCCCGAACATCGGTCTGATCGGCTCGCTCGCGTCCTACGGCCGCGTCAACGCGTTCGGTTTCGTCGAGACCCCGTACCGCAAGGTCATCGACGGTGTCGTCACCGACGAGGTCGACTACCTCACGGCCGACGAGGAAGACCGCTTCGTCATCGCGCAGGCCAACGCGGCCCTGTCCGAGGACATGCGCTTCACGGAGAACCGCGTCCTGGTCCGCCGCCGCGGCGGCGAGATCGACTACATCGCCGGCGGCGACGTCGACTACATGGACGTCTCCCCGCGCCAGATGGTGTCCGTCGCGACCGCGATGATCCCCTTCCTGGAGCACGACGACGCCAACCGCGCCCTCATGGGCGCGAACATGATGCGCCAGGCCGTTCCGCTCATCAAGGCGGAGGCCCCGCTCGTCGGCACCGGCATGGAGTATCGCTGTGCGGTCGACGCCGGTGACTCGATCCGCGCGGAGAAGGACGGTGTCGTCCAGGAGGTCTCGGCCGACTACATCACCGTCGCCAACGACGACGGCACGTACACCACGTACCGCGTCGCCAAGTTCTCCCGGTCGAACCAGGGCACCTCGGTCAACCAGAAGGTCATCGTCAACGAGGGTGACCGGATCGTCGAGTCCCAGGTCCTCGCCGACGGACCGGCGACCGAAGAGGGCGAGATGGCCCTCGGCAAGAACCTGCTCGTCGCGTTCATGCCGTGGGAAGGCCACAACTACGAGGACGCGATCATCCTGTCGCAGCGCCTCGTGCAGGACGACGTCCTCTCCTCGATCCACATCGAGGAGCACGAGGTCGACGCCCGTGACACCAAGCTCGGCCCCGAGGAGATCACCCGGGACATCCCGAACGTCTCCGAGGAGGTCCTCGCGGACCTCGACGAGCGCGGCATCATCCGCATCGGTGCGGACGTCGTCGCCGGCGACATCCTGGTCGGCAAGGTCACGCCCAAGGGTGAGACCGAGCTGACCCCGGAGGAGCGCCTGCTCCGCGCGATCTTCGGTGAGAAGGCCCGCGAGGTGCGTGACACCTCGCTCAAGGTCCCCCACGGTGAGATCGGCAAGGTCATCGGCGTCCGCGTCTTCGACCGCGAAGAGGGCGACGAGCTTCCCCCGGGCGTGAACCAGCTGGTCCGCGTCTACGTCGCCCAGAAGCGCAAGATCACCGACGGTGACAAGCTCGCCGGCCGCCACGGCAACAAGGGCGTCATCTCCAAGATCCTCCCGATCGAGGACATGCCGTTCCTGGAGGACGGCACCCCGGTCGACATCATCCTGAACCCGCTGGGTGTCCCGTCCCGAATGAACCCGGGACAGGTCCTGGAGATCCACCTCGGCTGGCTCGCCAGCCGCGGCTGGGACGTCTCCGGTCTGGGTGAGGAGTGGGCCGAGCGACTGAAGGCCATCGGCGCCGACCGCGTCGAGCCCGGCACCAACGTCGCCACCCCCGTGTTCGACGGCGCCCGCGAGGACGAGCTCGCCGGCCTGTTCGAGCACACCATCCCGAACCGCGACGGTGACCGCCTGGTCCTCCCGTCCGGCAAGGCGCGCCTGTTCGACGGCCGCTCCGGCGAGCCGTTCCCGGACCCGATCTCGGTCGGGTACATGTACATCCTCAAGCTCCACCACCTGGTCGACGACAAGCTCCACGCCCGTTCGACCGGTCCGTACTCGATGATCACGCAGCAGCCGCTGGGTGGTAAGGCACAGTTCGGTGGCCAGCGATTCGGTGAGATGGAGGTGTGGGCGCTGGAGGCTTACGGCGCCGCCTACGCCCTCCAGGAGCTGCTGACCATCAAGTCCGACGACGTCACCGGCCGCGTGAAGGTCTACGAGGCCATCGTCAAGGGCGAGAACATCCCCGAGCCGGGCATTCCCGAGTCCTTCAAGGTGCTCATCAAGGAAATGCAGTCGCTCTGCCTCAACGTGGAGGTGCTGTCCTCGGACGGCATGTCCATCGAGATGCGCGACACCGACGAGGACGTCTTCCGCGCGGCGGAGGAGCTCGGTATCGACCTGTCCCGGCGCGAGCCGAGCAGCGTCGAAGAGGTCTGACGGGCCTGACGGGGGGCTCACGAACAGAGCCCCTCGTCATCCCCGGGACCGTTCAGACCACTGATCAAGAGACACGACCCCGAAAGAGGGATTGACGCACAGTGCTCGACGTCAACTTCTTCGACGAGCTGCGGATCGGCCTTGCCACCGCGGACGACATCCGAACCTGGTCGCACGGCGAGGTCAAGAAGCCGGAGACCATCAACTACCGCACCCTGAAGCCCGAGAAGGACGGACTCTTCTGCGAGAAGATCTTCGGTCCGACCCGGGACTGGGAGTGCTACTGCGGCAAGTACAAGCGTGTCCGCTTCAAGGGCATCATCTGTGAGCGCTGTGGCGTCGAGGTCACGCGCGCCAAGGTGCGCCGTGAGCGGATGGGCCACATCGAGCTTGCCGCTCCCGTCACCCACATCTGGTACTTCAAGGGCGTCCCGTCGCGCCTTGGCTACCTGCTGGACCTCGCGCCGAAGGACCTTGAGAAGGTCATCTACTTCGCCGCGTACATGATCACGTTCGTCGACGACGAGCGCCGCCAGCGCGACCTGCCGTCGCTGGAGGCCCACGTCTCCGTCGAGCGCCAGCAGATCGAGAACCGCCGTGACGCGGACCTCGAAGGCCGTGCCAAGAAGCTTGAGTCCGACCTGGCCGAGCTTGAGGCCGAGGGTGCGAAGGCCGACGTGCGCCGCAAGGTGCGCGAGGGTGCCGAGCGCGAGATGAAGCAGCTGCGCGACCGCGCCCAGCGCGAGATCGACCGCCTCGACGAGGTGTGGGCCCGCTTCAAGAACCTGAAGGTCCAGGACCTCGAAGGCGACGAGCTGCTCTACCGCGAGCTGCGCGACCGCTTCGGCACGTACTTCGACGGCTGCATGGGCGCCGCGGCGCTGCAGAAGCGCCTGGAGTCCTTCGACCTCGACGAGGAGGCCGAGCGCCTCCGCGAGATCATCCGTACCGGCAAGGGCCAGAAGAAGACCCGTGCGCTCAAGCGCCTCAAGGTCGTCTCCGCGTTCCTGCAGACCAGCAACAAGCCCAAGGGCATGGTGCTCGACTGCGTGCCGGTCATCCCGCCGGACCTCCGTCCGATGGTGCAGCTGGACGGTGGCCGCTTCGCGACCTCCGACCTGAACGACCTGTACCGCCGCGTGATCAACCGCAACAACCGCCTGAAGCGCCTTCTCGACCTCGGTGCCCCCGAGATCATCGTGAACAACGAGAAGCGCATGCTCCAGGAGGCCGTGGACGCGCTCTTCGACAACGGCCGTCGCGGCCGCCCGGTCACGGGCCCCGGCAACCGCCCGCTGAAGTCCCTCAGCGACATGCTGAAGGGCAAGCAGGGTCGATTCCGTCAGAACCTTCTCGGCAAGCGCGTGGACTACTCCGCGCGTTCCGTGATCGTCGTCGGCCCGCAGCTGAAGCTGCACCAGTGCGGTCTGCCCAAGGCCATGGCGCTGGAGCTCTTCAAGCCGTTCGTGATGAAGCGCCTGGTCGACCTGAACCACGCGCAGAACATCAAGTCGGCCAAGCGCATGGTCGAGCGCGGCCGCACGGTCGTGTACGACGTGCTCGAAGAGGTCATCGCCGAGCACCCGGTCCTGCTGAACCGTGCGCCCACGCTGCACCGCCTCGGCATCCAGGCCTTCGAGCCCCAGCTGGTCGAAGGCAAGGCCATCCAGATCCACCCGCTCGTCTGCACCGCGTTCAACGCGGACTTCGACGGTGACCAGATGGCCGTGCACCTGCCGCTCTCCGCGGAGGCGCAGGCCGAGGCCCGCATCCTGATGCTGTCCTCGAACAACATCCTCAAGCCGGCCGACGGCCGTCCGGTCACGATGCCGACCCAGGACATGGTCCTCGGTCTGTTCTTCCTGACCACCGACGGTGAGCTGCGTGACACCAAGGGCGAGGGGCGCGCGTTCGGCTCCACGGCCGAGGCGACCATGGCGTTCGACGCCGGCGAGCTCGCGCTGCAGTCGTCCGTCGACATCCGCTTCCCGGTGGGCACCATCCCGCCGCGCGGCTGGGTGCCGCCGGTCGCCGAGGAGGGTGAGCAGGAGTTCCAGCCGGGCGACAGCTTCCGCCTGCGCACCACCCTGGGCCGCGCGCTCTTCAACGAGCTGCTGCCCGAGGACTACCCGTTCGTCGACTACTCGGTGGGCAAGAAGCAGCTCTCCGAGATCGTCAACGACCTGGCGGAGCGCTACCCCAAGGTCATCGTGGCGGCGACGCTCGACAACCTGAAGGCGGCCGGCTTCCACTGGGCGACCCGTTCCGGTGTCACCGTGGCCATCTCCGACGTCGTCGTGCCCGAGGCCAAGAAGGCCATCGTCGCGGGCTACGAGGCGCAGGACGAGAAGGTCCAGAAGCAGTACGAGCGCGGTCTGATCACCAAGGACGAGCGCACGCAGGAGCTCATCGCGATCTGGACCAAGGCGACCAACGAGGTTGCCGAGGCGATGAACGCGAACTTCCCCAAGACGAACCCCATCTTCATGATGGTTGACTCGGGTGCCCGAGGAAACATGATGCAGATGCGACAGATCGCCGGTATGCGTGGTCTGGTGTCGAACGCGAAGAACGAGACCATCCCGCGTCCGATCAAGGCGTCCTTCCGTGAGGGCCTCACCGTTCTGGAGTACTTCATCTCCACGCACGGTGCCCGTAAGGGTCTGGCGGACACCGCCCTGCGTACCGCCGACTCGGGTTACCTGACCCGTCGTCTGGTGGACGTCTCGCAGGACGTGATCATCCGCGAGGAGGACTGCGGCACCGAGCGCGGCCTGAAGCTGAAGATCGCCGTCCGCGGCGAGGACGGCGTGCTGCGCAAGGCCGACGACGTCGAGACCTCGATCTACGCCCGCATGCTGGCCGAGGACGTCGTCATCGACGGCAAGGTCATCGCGCCGGCCAACGTCGACCTCGGTGACGTCCTCATCGACGCCCTGGTCGCCAACGGCGTCGAGGAGGTCAAGACCCGCTCGGTCCTGACCTGTGAGTCCGCGGTCGGCACCTGTGCCTTCTGCTACGGACGCTCCCTCGCCACCGGCAAGCTGGTCGACATCGGTGAGGCGGTCGGCATCATCGCCGCCCAGTCCATCGGTGAGCCCGGTACCCAGCTGACGATGCGTACCTTCCACACCGGTGGTGTGGCCGGTGACGACATCACGCAGGGTCTGCCGCGTGTCGTCGAGCTCTTCGAGGCCCGTACCCCGAAGGGTGTCGCCCCGATCTCCGAGGCCGCCGGCCGCGTGCGGATCGAGGAGACCGAGAAGACGAAGAAGATCGTCATCACGCCCGACGACGGCAGCGACGAGACGGCGTTCCCGATCTCCAAGCGCGCCAAGGTCATCGTGCACGAGGGCGACCACGTCGAGGTGGGCCAGAAGCTCACCATGGGTGCCACCAACCCGCACGACGTGCTGCGCATCCTCGGCCAGCGTGCCGTCCAGGTCCACCTGGTCGGCGAGGTCCAGAAGGTCTACAACTCGCAGGGCGTGTCGATCCACGACAAGCACATCGAGATCATCATCCGGCAGATGCTGCGCCGCGTGACGATCATCGAGTCCGGCGACGCGGAGCTCCTGCCGGGCGAGCTGGTCGAGCGGTCGAAGTTCGAGACCGAGAACCGTCGTGTGGTCACCGAGGGCGGTCACCCCGCCTCCGGCCGTCCGCAGCTGATGGGTATCACCAAGGCCTCGCTCGCGACCGAGTCGTGGCTGTCGGCGGCGTCCTTCCAGGAGACGACCAGGGTCCTGACGGACGCGGCGATCAACGCCAAGTCCGACTCCCTGATCGGCCTCAAGGAGAACGTCATCATCGGTAAGCTCATCCCGGCCGGTACGGGTCTCGCCCGCTACCGCAACATCCGGGTGGAGCCCACCGAGGAGGCGAAGGCCGCGATGTACTCGGCCGTCGGCTACGACGACATCGACTACTCGCCCTTCGGCACCGGCTCCGGCCAGGCTGTCCCGCTGGAGGACTACGACTACGGCCCGTACAACGGCTGATCGCTCGTAGAGGGAAGCCCCCCGCAGCTCCGAGAGGAGTGGCGGGGGGCTTCTCCCTTTCCACGGCCGGCAGCCGGGATGCCCCGGCCCCCGTGTGGTCAGCGGCGGCGCAGGCGGCGCAGGCGGGGTGCCGCCGCCACGGCGGTCAGGGTCAGGAGGGCGAGGGCGGCGACGGCCAGGCCGGGGCGCAGGCCCTTCGGGGTGAAGGTGCAGGAGAAGTCCGTCGTGCCCGCGGGAAGGTCCACCGCCAGCAGGCCGTGGAAGGGCTTGACGGGGGCGGAGCAGTTCCAGCCGGGGACGGCCGTGGTGGCGATGACCGCCGTGCCCCGGGTGCCCGCCGGGAGGGTGGCCCCGATCGAGTGACCGCCGACCTCGACCGCGGTGGCGCCGGTGGCCTTCAGCCGGTCGACGGCCGAGCCGAGCGCCGCCCGGTCCAGGCAGCCCACCGGGTGGCTGCCCGCGTCGGCGCCCTTCGTACGGGTCCGCACGGTGACGTCGACCTTCCCGGACGCGGGGACCGGGCCGAGCGGGGTCACCCCCGTCATCTCGTCCTCCAGCGGCTTCTCGGTGCCCCCGGTGCGGAGGGTGCCGTAGAGGGCGGGGGAGTACCAGTACGCCTCGGAGCCGGGCCGGCACTGCGCCGCGTACGTCTGGTTCTCGGGGTCGCCGCCGCGGGTGACCCGCGGGACCTCGTAGACGGTGGCGCCCAGGACGCTCTCCTGGCGGGCGTACACGCTGTCCGCCGGGTTCGGGGAGGCGTACGGGGCGGTGCGGACGGTGACCAGCGGGGGCGCCGGGAAGCGTTCGGCCGTCCAGCTGTCCGGGGCGGTGCCCGGCCGGATCCGGGCGCCGATCGAGAAGATCGCGTCGAGCACCGGGTTGTCGGCGCCGAAGAAGGTCCGGCCGTCGTTCTTGAAGCCGTATCCGAGGGGCTCCAGCGCCCGGTAGGTGGCCTCGGGGAGGTAGCTGCTGTAGTACTGCGGGCCCTCCGAGCGGAGCGCCAGGGCGTCGTTGTACGAGGTCTGCGGCGCGCCCGAGTCGGTGCGGTGGGCGGGCCAGTCCCCGACGCCGCGGACGGCGTCGAAGTGGCCGGCGATCGAGCGGTTGGAGGTGGCGATCGGCTTCGCCCAGCGCTCGCGGGCCCGGCGGGCGTCGGCGCCGGCCGCGGCCGCGGTGGACTCGGCGAGGACGACACCGGCCATCAGCACGGCGGCCACCGGGACCAGGAAGCGGCGCTTCTCACCGAGCCGCAGCAGGACCAGCGCCAGCAGCGACAGGCCCCCGCCGCCGAGCACCGCCGGCCAGGTCCAGCCGCCGAAGTCGTCGGTGCGGCGGAGCACGAAGGCGGCCGCGACCAGCAGGCCGGCCGTCAGGGCCAGGTGCCGCGGACGCGGCCGGTTGGCCAGCGCCAGCCAGGCCAGGACGACCACCATCCCGCTGAAGACGAAGGTCTCGCGGTAGGGGTTGCCGTTCGGCACCGCCAGCCCGTGCCACACGTACTGCGTGGGCGGGAACTGGAAGGACGCCAGGACCAGCGCGGTGGCCAGCGCCCACACCAGGCGGGTCCGCCGCGCGACGGCCGTGTTCAGCAGGAAGGACCCGGCCAGGATCAGGCCGAGCGAGGCCACGTAGAGCCGGGGGCGGCCGCCCCACAGGTGCGTGGCCGGCAGCATGCCCGCGAAGAAGACCTCGATCCGTACGGGGTCGAAGGCGGCGGCCTTGGTCGGCTGCGCGGCTCCGCTGGACAGGAACGACGGCAGGAGCAGCGGGAGCGTGAGCAGGATGCCGGTCGCGGCGGCCGTCGCGGCCCGCCACAGGGCCAGCAGCCGGTCCCGGGCCGTGGTGTCGCGGGTGGCGAGGCGGACCGCCAGCAGGACGCAGGCGGCCATGGTGGCCATCATCGCGGTGTAGAAGTTCCCGAACCAGGCGAGCGCCACCAGCAGCACCGCTCCCGGCCAGCGGCGCCCCTCCAGGCACCACTCGACGGCGATGCCG
This DNA window, taken from Streptomyces sp. TN58, encodes the following:
- a CDS encoding DNA-directed RNA polymerase subunit beta' — its product is MLDVNFFDELRIGLATADDIRTWSHGEVKKPETINYRTLKPEKDGLFCEKIFGPTRDWECYCGKYKRVRFKGIICERCGVEVTRAKVRRERMGHIELAAPVTHIWYFKGVPSRLGYLLDLAPKDLEKVIYFAAYMITFVDDERRQRDLPSLEAHVSVERQQIENRRDADLEGRAKKLESDLAELEAEGAKADVRRKVREGAEREMKQLRDRAQREIDRLDEVWARFKNLKVQDLEGDELLYRELRDRFGTYFDGCMGAAALQKRLESFDLDEEAERLREIIRTGKGQKKTRALKRLKVVSAFLQTSNKPKGMVLDCVPVIPPDLRPMVQLDGGRFATSDLNDLYRRVINRNNRLKRLLDLGAPEIIVNNEKRMLQEAVDALFDNGRRGRPVTGPGNRPLKSLSDMLKGKQGRFRQNLLGKRVDYSARSVIVVGPQLKLHQCGLPKAMALELFKPFVMKRLVDLNHAQNIKSAKRMVERGRTVVYDVLEEVIAEHPVLLNRAPTLHRLGIQAFEPQLVEGKAIQIHPLVCTAFNADFDGDQMAVHLPLSAEAQAEARILMLSSNNILKPADGRPVTMPTQDMVLGLFFLTTDGELRDTKGEGRAFGSTAEATMAFDAGELALQSSVDIRFPVGTIPPRGWVPPVAEEGEQEFQPGDSFRLRTTLGRALFNELLPEDYPFVDYSVGKKQLSEIVNDLAERYPKVIVAATLDNLKAAGFHWATRSGVTVAISDVVVPEAKKAIVAGYEAQDEKVQKQYERGLITKDERTQELIAIWTKATNEVAEAMNANFPKTNPIFMMVDSGARGNMMQMRQIAGMRGLVSNAKNETIPRPIKASFREGLTVLEYFISTHGARKGLADTALRTADSGYLTRRLVDVSQDVIIREEDCGTERGLKLKIAVRGEDGVLRKADDVETSIYARMLAEDVVIDGKVIAPANVDLGDVLIDALVANGVEEVKTRSVLTCESAVGTCAFCYGRSLATGKLVDIGEAVGIIAAQSIGEPGTQLTMRTFHTGGVAGDDITQGLPRVVELFEARTPKGVAPISEAAGRVRIEETEKTKKIVITPDDGSDETAFPISKRAKVIVHEGDHVEVGQKLTMGATNPHDVLRILGQRAVQVHLVGEVQKVYNSQGVSIHDKHIEIIIRQMLRRVTIIESGDAELLPGELVERSKFETENRRVVTEGGHPASGRPQLMGITKASLATESWLSAASFQETTRVLTDAAINAKSDSLIGLKENVIIGKLIPAGTGLARYRNIRVEPTEEAKAAMYSAVGYDDIDYSPFGTGSGQAVPLEDYDYGPYNG
- a CDS encoding YfhO family protein — encoded protein: MAPEPTTVDARPAAPDRPSSGVRRTVTRSVRGSVRLRGPLLAFLLTATAFCAAWAARGTFPFGNTGRALNDQANQYVPFHRALWDLVHGQAAGDLLFTWRGGFGQQFLSDYHTYLGNPLSWLAVLVPRAHVDLAVFAVTPLTMGAAAAVMTVYLGKLHPGPWWQRGVLGATYGLCGWALSDASYIPMWLWGLVALPMLGIAVEWCLEGRRWPGAVLLVALAWFGNFYTAMMATMAACVLLAVRLATRDTTARDRLLALWRAATAAATGILLTLPLLLPSFLSSGAAQPTKAAAFDPVRIEVFFAGMLPATHLWGGRPRLYVASLGLILAGSFLLNTAVARRTRLVWALATALVLASFQFPPTQYVWHGLAVPNGNPYRETFVFSGMVVVLAWLALANRPRPRHLALTAGLLVAAAFVLRRTDDFGGWTWPAVLGGGGLSLLALVLLRLGEKRRFLVPVAAVLMAGVVLAESTAAAAGADARRARERWAKPIATSNRSIAGHFDAVRGVGDWPAHRTDSGAPQTSYNDALALRSEGPQYYSSYLPEATYRALEPLGYGFKNDGRTFFGADNPVLDAIFSIGARIRPGTAPDSWTAERFPAPPLVTVRTAPYASPNPADSVYARQESVLGATVYEVPRVTRGGDPENQTYAAQCRPGSEAYWYSPALYGTLRTGGTEKPLEDEMTGVTPLGPVPASGKVDVTVRTRTKGADAGSHPVGCLDRAALGSAVDRLKATGATAVEVGGHSIGATLPAGTRGTAVIATTAVPGWNCSAPVKPFHGLLAVDLPAGTTDFSCTFTPKGLRPGLAVAALALLTLTAVAAAPRLRRLRRR
- the rpoB gene encoding DNA-directed RNA polymerase subunit beta → MAASRNASTNTNNGASTAPLRISFAKIKEPLEVPNLLALQTESFDWLLGNAAWKSRVESALESGQDVPTKSGLEEIFEEISPIEDFSGSMSLTFRDHRFEPAKNSVDECKERDFTYAAPLFVTAEFTNNETGEIKSQTVFMGDFPLMTNKGTFVINGTERVVVSQLVRSPGVYFDSSIDKTSDKDIFSAKIIPSRGAWLEMEIDKRDMVGVRIDRKRKQSVTVLLKALGWTTEQILEEFGEYESMRATLEKDHTQGQDDALLDIYRKLRPGEPPTREAAQTLLENLYFNPKRYDLAKVGRYKVNKKLGADEPLDAGVLTTDDVIATIKYLVKLHAGETETIGESGRSIVVETDDIDHFGNRRLRNVGELIQNQVRTGLARMERVVRERMTTQDVEAITPQTLINIRPVVASIKEFFGTSQLSQFMDQNNPLSGLTHKRRLSALGPGGLSRERAGFEVRDVHPSHYGRMCPIETPEGPNIGLIGSLASYGRVNAFGFVETPYRKVIDGVVTDEVDYLTADEEDRFVIAQANAALSEDMRFTENRVLVRRRGGEIDYIAGGDVDYMDVSPRQMVSVATAMIPFLEHDDANRALMGANMMRQAVPLIKAEAPLVGTGMEYRCAVDAGDSIRAEKDGVVQEVSADYITVANDDGTYTTYRVAKFSRSNQGTSVNQKVIVNEGDRIVESQVLADGPATEEGEMALGKNLLVAFMPWEGHNYEDAIILSQRLVQDDVLSSIHIEEHEVDARDTKLGPEEITRDIPNVSEEVLADLDERGIIRIGADVVAGDILVGKVTPKGETELTPEERLLRAIFGEKAREVRDTSLKVPHGEIGKVIGVRVFDREEGDELPPGVNQLVRVYVAQKRKITDGDKLAGRHGNKGVISKILPIEDMPFLEDGTPVDIILNPLGVPSRMNPGQVLEIHLGWLASRGWDVSGLGEEWAERLKAIGADRVEPGTNVATPVFDGAREDELAGLFEHTIPNRDGDRLVLPSGKARLFDGRSGEPFPDPISVGYMYILKLHHLVDDKLHARSTGPYSMITQQPLGGKAQFGGQRFGEMEVWALEAYGAAYALQELLTIKSDDVTGRVKVYEAIVKGENIPEPGIPESFKVLIKEMQSLCLNVEVLSSDGMSIEMRDTDEDVFRAAEELGIDLSRREPSSVEEV